Proteins from a genomic interval of uncultured Desulfuromusa sp.:
- the dut gene encoding dUTP diphosphatase, whose protein sequence is MLRPQVMIKKLHPLATMPKYMTELAAGMDICALLNEPIQLAPGERSLIPTGLAFAIPPGFEIQVRPRSGLAIKHGIALVNAPGTIDADYRGEVRIILINHGQESFTINSGDRIAQLIVAPVSQADLVEVSELSETLRGEGGFGHTGKNHEKS, encoded by the coding sequence ATGCTGAGACCACAGGTGATGATAAAAAAACTGCATCCTCTGGCGACAATGCCAAAGTATATGACGGAATTAGCCGCCGGCATGGATATTTGTGCATTACTGAATGAGCCGATACAACTTGCTCCGGGGGAACGATCCCTGATTCCTACGGGATTGGCATTTGCTATTCCTCCAGGATTTGAAATTCAGGTGCGGCCTCGCTCAGGACTGGCCATAAAACATGGGATTGCTCTGGTCAATGCTCCAGGAACCATTGATGCTGATTATCGCGGTGAGGTTCGTATTATTCTGATTAACCATGGTCAGGAAAGTTTTACAATCAATTCAGGCGATCGCATTGCCCAGCTTATTGTCGCTCCTGTTTCTCAGGCCGATCTGGTTGAGGTCAGCGAACTGTCAGAAACATTGCGCGGGGAAGGTGGTTTCGGTCATACCGGGAAAAATCATGAAAAAAGTTGA
- the pnp gene encoding polyribonucleotide nucleotidyltransferase, with the protein MAYNKVEVEFNGQPLTIETGKVARQADGAVIVTYGETKVLCTVVSAKKMREGQDFFPLTVNYAEKFYSAGKIPGSFFRRERGSTERETLICRLIDRPMRPLFPKGYMFETQIMPSVISADLVNDPDTLAMVAASASVAVSDIPFEGPIAAVRVGRVDGQLVANPTNDQIAESDLEIVISGSKDAVMMVEGESAFFSEEEMLEAIFFGHAALQPLIEVQEELARLVGKEKRAFEVAVADEVLVSKVTELAEPKVIDAVRIQSKQDRYAALAENRAEVQEQLAEEFEGREGEISAALAAVEKRVVRQMVTKDRIRIDGRDMTTIRPISCEVGVLPRSHGSALFTRGETQALVAATLGTGTDEQRMDNIQGMEFKKFMLHYNFPPFCVGETSMRLFPGRREIGHGMLAERSAAQILPKHEDFPYTIRVVSDILESNGSSSMASVCGASLSLMDAGVPVSEAISGIAMGLIKEGDDVAVLSDILGDEDHLGDMDFKVTGSAKGITALQMDIKITGVTREIMQQALEQAREGRIHILGEMAKAIDAPRAELSEHAPQITSIKVKSDQVRTVIGSGGKNIRGIIEATGCAIDIEDDGTIKIASADGLAAKEAIKMIRDLTQEAEVDKLYMGKVKKIMEFGAFVEIFPGTDGLVHVSELAKERVRNVTDVLNEGDEVLVKCIGVDRQGKIKLSRKAALGMELPEEG; encoded by the coding sequence GGTGCTGTTATTGTTACTTATGGTGAAACCAAGGTTCTCTGTACTGTGGTTTCCGCCAAAAAAATGCGTGAAGGTCAGGACTTTTTCCCATTAACCGTCAACTATGCTGAAAAATTTTATTCAGCGGGTAAGATACCAGGTTCTTTCTTTCGCCGTGAGCGTGGTTCCACTGAACGTGAAACCCTCATTTGCCGGCTCATCGATCGCCCCATGCGCCCCCTTTTTCCTAAGGGCTACATGTTTGAAACCCAGATTATGCCATCGGTTATTTCTGCCGATTTAGTGAATGATCCTGATACCCTGGCAATGGTTGCCGCTTCTGCTTCCGTTGCTGTTTCAGATATTCCTTTTGAGGGCCCGATTGCTGCAGTTCGTGTTGGTCGTGTAGATGGTCAACTTGTGGCTAATCCCACAAATGATCAGATCGCCGAGAGCGATTTGGAAATTGTCATTTCCGGCTCTAAAGATGCTGTCATGATGGTTGAAGGGGAATCTGCGTTCTTCAGTGAAGAGGAAATGTTGGAAGCTATTTTCTTTGGTCATGCAGCTTTGCAACCATTAATTGAGGTTCAAGAAGAGTTGGCTAGACTTGTCGGCAAAGAAAAACGAGCTTTTGAAGTTGCTGTTGCTGATGAAGTTCTCGTTTCTAAAGTGACCGAGTTGGCTGAACCCAAAGTCATTGACGCCGTCAGAATCCAAAGTAAGCAGGACCGCTATGCTGCTTTGGCCGAAAATCGCGCTGAAGTACAAGAGCAGTTGGCTGAAGAATTTGAAGGCCGTGAGGGTGAAATTTCTGCGGCACTTGCTGCTGTGGAGAAAAGAGTTGTCCGTCAGATGGTCACTAAAGACCGGATCCGTATTGATGGGCGTGATATGACAACTATTCGTCCCATCAGCTGCGAAGTCGGTGTTCTCCCCCGTTCCCATGGTAGCGCCTTGTTTACCCGTGGTGAAACCCAAGCTTTGGTTGCCGCAACACTGGGAACTGGTACCGATGAACAGCGTATGGATAATATTCAGGGAATGGAGTTTAAAAAGTTTATGCTCCATTATAACTTTCCTCCGTTCTGTGTCGGCGAAACCAGTATGCGTCTCTTTCCTGGCCGTCGTGAAATAGGCCACGGTATGCTTGCTGAGCGTAGTGCGGCCCAGATTTTGCCTAAGCATGAAGATTTCCCTTATACCATTCGGGTTGTCTCAGATATCCTTGAATCGAATGGTTCTTCTTCCATGGCCTCTGTTTGTGGTGCTTCCTTGTCCCTGATGGACGCTGGTGTGCCGGTTTCCGAAGCAATTTCGGGGATCGCTATGGGGCTGATTAAAGAGGGTGATGACGTTGCCGTATTGTCGGATATTCTTGGTGATGAGGATCATCTTGGTGATATGGACTTCAAAGTCACGGGTTCTGCAAAAGGAATTACCGCATTGCAGATGGATATTAAAATTACAGGCGTGACCAGAGAAATAATGCAACAAGCTTTGGAGCAAGCACGTGAGGGACGGATTCACATTCTGGGTGAAATGGCTAAAGCCATTGATGCGCCACGGGCTGAACTTTCTGAACATGCTCCGCAGATCACCAGTATTAAGGTGAAATCAGATCAAGTTAGAACAGTTATCGGTTCAGGGGGGAAAAATATTCGTGGCATTATTGAAGCAACAGGTTGCGCCATTGATATTGAGGATGACGGCACCATCAAGATTGCTTCGGCTGACGGCCTGGCTGCCAAAGAAGCAATCAAGATGATTCGGGATCTGACCCAGGAAGCCGAAGTTGATAAGCTCTACATGGGTAAAGTGAAAAAAATTATGGAGTTTGGAGCTTTTGTTGAAATATTCCCAGGGACAGATGGTCTGGTTCACGTTTCTGAGCTGGCAAAAGAGCGGGTGCGCAACGTCACTGATGTCCTCAATGAAGGGGATGAAGTGCTGGTGAAATGTATCGGAGTTGATCGCCAGGGGAAGATTAAACTTTCCCGTAAGGCTGCCCTCGGCATGGAGTTGCCTGAAGAGGGTTAA
- a CDS encoding DUF493 domain-containing protein, with amino-acid sequence MKKVDSADLIEFPCHYQFKAVGLAGTDFREAIIAAVDKHATVSEDAVLSRPSGKGTYQSVSILVTLHSYEQLTAIYAKMRRVNGLKMLL; translated from the coding sequence ATGAAAAAAGTTGATTCAGCTGATCTGATTGAATTTCCATGCCACTACCAGTTTAAGGCTGTAGGGCTGGCAGGGACTGATTTTCGTGAAGCGATTATTGCTGCTGTTGATAAACATGCTACCGTTTCAGAAGATGCTGTTCTTAGTCGTCCCAGCGGCAAAGGAACCTATCAATCTGTTTCAATTCTGGTGACCTTGCATAGCTATGAACAGTTGACCGCTATTTATGCGAAGATGCGGCGTGTTAACGGCTTGAAAATGTTGCTTTAA